From a region of the Flavobacterium branchiarum genome:
- the ccoN gene encoding cytochrome-c oxidase, cbb3-type subunit I: MEMQQFYYDNKIVKKFIYATILFGVVGMLVGLTLAVMYLFPNITDGISWLSYGRLRPLHTNAVIFAFVGNAFFAGMYYSLQRLLKARMFSDFLSGLHFWGWQLIIVAAAITLPLGYTSSKEYAELEWPIDIAIALIWVVMGINMIGTILKRRERHLYVAIWFYLATFVTVAVLHIFNNIEIPVSAMKSYSVYAGVQDALVQWWYGHNAVAFFLTTPFLGMMYYFVPKVANRPVYSYRLSIIHFWSLIFIYIWAGPHHLLYSALPNWAQNLGVAFSIMLLAPSWGGMINGLLTLRGAWDKVREEPVLKFFVVAITGYGMATFEGPMLSFKNVNAIAHYTDWIVAHVHVGALAWNGFMTFGMIYWLIPRMTKSTLFSKKLANFHFWIGTLGIILYTIPMYVAGFQQASMWKQFNPDGTLTYGNFLETVTAIMPLYWMRAIGGTFYLIGMLVLVYNIIQTLRVGSPIEDELAEAPALEKISSSRVRGEKFHSWLERKPIQLTILATIAILIGGIIQIVPTIMVKSNIPTITSVKPYTPLELEGRDLYIREGCVGCHSQSVRPFRSEVERYGPQSKAGEFVYDHPFLWGSKRTGPDLLRVGGKYNDNWHFNHFWNPQSISAGSIMPGYKWLFDNKPMDISLTQKKMEVMVQLGVPYSPEEVANAQKLLRAQALKIEKNLENDPDYVASYADSKKKAAAKGEKFIPMNEREIVALIAYMQRLGTDIKVKETSK; the protein is encoded by the coding sequence ATGGAAATGCAACAATTTTATTACGACAACAAAATTGTAAAGAAATTCATCTATGCGACCATTCTTTTTGGTGTAGTAGGAATGCTGGTCGGCCTTACATTGGCCGTTATGTACCTCTTTCCTAATATTACTGACGGAATCTCCTGGTTAAGCTACGGACGATTAAGACCTTTACATACCAATGCAGTTATTTTTGCCTTTGTAGGAAACGCTTTCTTTGCAGGGATGTACTATTCTTTGCAGCGACTCTTAAAAGCCAGAATGTTTAGCGACTTTTTAAGCGGTCTACATTTTTGGGGATGGCAATTAATCATCGTTGCAGCTGCTATTACGTTGCCTTTAGGATATACTTCATCAAAAGAATATGCCGAATTAGAATGGCCAATTGATATTGCTATCGCTTTAATTTGGGTTGTAATGGGTATCAATATGATTGGTACAATTTTAAAAAGAAGAGAGCGTCACTTATACGTAGCTATTTGGTTTTATTTAGCCACATTTGTTACTGTTGCAGTATTACATATTTTTAATAATATAGAAATACCAGTTTCGGCAATGAAAAGTTATTCTGTTTACGCAGGAGTTCAGGATGCTTTAGTACAATGGTGGTACGGACACAATGCAGTTGCTTTTTTCTTGACAACTCCATTTTTAGGAATGATGTATTATTTTGTTCCTAAAGTTGCTAACCGTCCAGTATATTCTTATCGTTTATCGATTATACATTTCTGGTCATTAATTTTTATCTACATCTGGGCTGGACCTCACCACTTGTTATATTCAGCATTACCAAACTGGGCACAGAATTTAGGAGTAGCTTTTTCAATTATGTTGCTTGCTCCATCTTGGGGAGGTATGATAAATGGACTTTTAACTTTAAGAGGAGCATGGGATAAAGTTCGTGAAGAACCTGTTTTGAAATTCTTCGTTGTTGCAATTACAGGTTATGGTATGGCAACTTTTGAAGGACCAATGCTTTCTTTTAAAAATGTAAATGCTATTGCGCATTATACTGACTGGATCGTTGCTCACGTACACGTAGGTGCTTTAGCATGGAATGGTTTTATGACTTTTGGTATGATTTATTGGTTAATACCAAGAATGACAAAAAGTACTTTATTCTCTAAAAAGTTAGCTAATTTCCATTTCTGGATTGGTACTTTAGGAATTATATTATACACAATACCAATGTACGTTGCTGGTTTTCAACAAGCTTCGATGTGGAAACAATTTAATCCAGATGGAACGTTAACTTACGGAAACTTCCTAGAAACAGTTACAGCAATTATGCCATTGTATTGGATGAGAGCTATTGGAGGTACGTTCTACCTTATTGGTATGTTAGTTTTAGTTTATAATATTATTCAAACACTACGAGTTGGTAGTCCAATTGAAGATGAATTGGCAGAAGCACCAGCATTAGAGAAAATTAGTAGTAGCAGAGTTCGTGGAGAAAAATTCCACTCATGGTTAGAAAGAAAACCAATTCAGTTGACAATTTTGGCGACTATTGCAATCTTAATTGGAGGAATCATTCAAATTGTACCTACAATTATGGTAAAATCAAACATACCTACAATTACAAGTGTTAAACCATACACACCGTTAGAACTTGAAGGTCGTGATTTATATATACGTGAAGGTTGTGTTGGATGTCACTCTCAATCAGTAAGGCCATTTAGAAGTGAGGTTGAGCGTTACGGACCACAATCAAAAGCAGGAGAATTTGTATATGACCATCCATTCTTATGGGGATCAAAACGTACAGGACCAGATTTATTAAGAGTAGGTGGTAAGTATAATGACAACTGGCACTTTAACCATTTCTGGAATCCACAAAGTATATCTGCAGGTTCTATCATGCCAGGGTACAAATGGTTATTTGATAATAAACCAATGGATATTTCATTGACTCAAAAGAAAATGGAAGTAATGGTTCAGTTAGGAGTTCCATATTCACCTGAAGAAGTAGCTAATGCTCAAAAACTATTGAGAGCACAAGCGCTTAAAATTGAAAAGAACTTAGAAAATGATCCTGATTATGTTGCTAGTTATGCTGATAGTAAGAAAAAAGCAGCTGCAAAAGGAGAAAAATTCATTCCGATGAATGAAAGAGA
- the ccoS gene encoding cbb3-type cytochrome oxidase assembly protein CcoS: MSVIYLLISVSIFIAIGFFIAFVVAVKKGQYDDDYTPSVRMLFDDEIKKTPTERIKTPNNKIKITTEKQI, translated from the coding sequence ATGAGTGTAATTTACTTATTAATCTCCGTCAGTATTTTCATTGCAATTGGCTTTTTTATAGCATTTGTGGTAGCAGTGAAAAAAGGGCAATACGACGATGATTATACCCCCTCAGTTAGAATGCTTTTTGATGATGAAATCAAAAAAACTCCCACCGAAAGAATAAAAACTCCCAACAATAAAATAAAAATAACCACAGAAAAACAAATCTAG
- a CDS encoding heavy metal translocating P-type ATPase, which translates to MSVQNCFHCGLIIPKNELIVFDNKEFCCSGCKTVYEIFSLNDLTSYYDFEKSPGATPQDIQGKYDFLDNESILLKLLEFQEDTTAIVSLSIPHIHCSSCIWILENLNRLKPGITASQVNFPEKKVRITYNSEKITLKEIAYLLSSIGYEPYISLENYEAGKNNVDRSLTYRLGVAFFCFGNIMLLSFPEYFEVKEFWLDNYKPFFRWLILILAMPSFLYSASIYYVSAYKSIKSKMLNIDIPIALGIIVMFIRSTFDIVMDYGPGFFDSLTGLIFFMLLGKMFQIKTYSFLSFERDFKSYFPIAVTRINPNTPEQSIPIYDIDKGDRLLIRNQELIPVDGILISDQAEIDYSFVTGEAVPITKKSGDKVFAGGKQIGKVIEMEVLHTVSQSYLTQLWGNDIFQKDVQQKHKTITDAISRYFTPILLLIAFAGFGYWIFIDANTAFNVFTAVLIVACPCALALTAPFTFGNILRILGKQKFYLKNALVIEQLAKVDTLVFDKTGTITTNKKSNIAYEGKSLSEENLVMLKNVLRASNHPLSRMLYESLPESDRIKLDDFEEITGKGILATIQNHQFQIGSSSFVGGQQENSIQQTALHIKIDGIYYGKYIFNNQYREGLEDLFKELSLNYNIKVLSGDNDGERETLEKLLPKGTELVFNQKPEQKLAFIKELQDQGHNVMMVGDGLNDAGALAQSNVGVSISENVNVFSPACDAILDATEFKRLSYFLKLSKNSIKIIKMSFVLSLLYNVVGLSFAITGNLLPLVAAIIMPLSTITIVGFVTLASNYFSRSNLK; encoded by the coding sequence ATGAGTGTCCAAAATTGTTTTCATTGTGGTTTAATTATTCCCAAAAATGAATTAATTGTATTTGATAATAAAGAGTTTTGTTGCAGTGGTTGTAAAACTGTTTATGAGATTTTTAGTTTAAATGACCTTACTTCGTATTATGATTTTGAAAAATCTCCTGGAGCAACACCTCAAGACATTCAAGGTAAATATGATTTTCTAGATAACGAGAGCATTTTACTTAAATTATTAGAGTTTCAAGAAGACACCACTGCAATAGTTTCATTAAGTATTCCGCACATTCATTGCAGTTCTTGTATTTGGATCTTAGAAAACTTAAACCGACTTAAACCAGGGATTACCGCTTCTCAGGTAAACTTTCCAGAAAAGAAAGTTAGAATAACCTATAATTCTGAAAAGATTACTCTTAAAGAAATTGCTTATTTATTAAGTTCGATAGGGTATGAGCCTTATATAAGTTTAGAAAATTACGAAGCAGGCAAGAATAATGTTGACAGAAGTTTGACTTATAGATTAGGAGTCGCTTTTTTCTGTTTTGGAAATATTATGTTGCTTTCTTTTCCCGAATATTTTGAAGTAAAAGAATTTTGGTTAGATAACTATAAGCCCTTTTTTCGTTGGTTGATATTAATTCTAGCTATGCCGAGTTTTTTATATTCAGCGAGTATCTACTATGTTTCGGCTTATAAAAGTATAAAAAGCAAAATGCTAAATATTGATATTCCTATCGCTTTAGGAATTATTGTTATGTTTATACGAAGTACTTTTGATATTGTCATGGATTATGGTCCAGGTTTCTTTGATAGCTTGACAGGATTGATTTTCTTTATGTTACTAGGGAAAATGTTTCAAATTAAAACATATAGCTTCCTAAGTTTCGAAAGAGATTTTAAATCCTATTTTCCAATTGCAGTAACCAGAATAAATCCAAATACTCCAGAACAAAGCATTCCTATTTATGATATTGATAAAGGAGATCGATTATTAATTAGAAATCAAGAATTGATACCTGTTGATGGTATTTTGATAAGTGACCAAGCCGAAATTGATTATAGTTTTGTAACAGGAGAGGCAGTTCCGATCACTAAAAAATCAGGAGATAAAGTTTTTGCAGGAGGTAAACAAATTGGAAAAGTAATTGAGATGGAAGTGCTTCATACTGTATCTCAGAGTTATTTAACGCAGTTATGGGGGAATGATATTTTTCAAAAAGATGTTCAACAAAAACATAAAACCATAACCGATGCAATAAGCCGTTATTTCACACCAATTTTATTACTAATTGCTTTTGCAGGTTTTGGCTATTGGATATTTATAGACGCTAATACGGCATTCAATGTCTTTACGGCTGTACTTATTGTTGCTTGCCCGTGTGCATTAGCATTAACAGCACCATTTACATTTGGTAATATTTTAAGAATTTTAGGAAAACAAAAGTTTTATCTAAAAAATGCTTTGGTTATTGAGCAACTTGCTAAAGTAGATACTTTGGTTTTTGATAAAACAGGTACAATTACAACCAACAAAAAATCAAATATTGCCTACGAAGGGAAATCACTTTCAGAGGAAAACCTTGTCATGTTGAAAAATGTGCTTCGAGCTTCAAATCATCCTTTGAGCCGGATGTTATACGAATCATTACCAGAATCAGACCGAATAAAATTAGATGATTTTGAAGAAATAACCGGGAAAGGAATTTTAGCAACAATTCAAAATCATCAATTTCAAATAGGATCTTCCTCTTTTGTTGGAGGACAACAAGAGAATTCAATTCAGCAAACAGCACTTCATATTAAAATCGATGGAATTTATTATGGAAAATATATCTTCAACAATCAATACAGAGAAGGGTTAGAGGATTTGTTTAAAGAATTGAGTTTGAATTATAATATCAAAGTGCTCTCTGGAGATAACGACGGTGAACGTGAGACCTTAGAAAAGCTGTTGCCAAAAGGAACAGAACTAGTTTTTAATCAAAAGCCAGAACAGAAGTTGGCGTTTATTAAAGAGCTACAAGATCAGGGACATAATGTAATGATGGTTGGTGATGGATTAAATGATGCGGGAGCCTTGGCGCAAAGTAATGTTGGAGTCTCTATTTCTGAGAATGTAAATGTCTTTTCGCCTGCCTGTGATGCCATTCTTGATGCAACAGAATTTAAACGTCTGAGCTATTTCTTAAAGCTGTCTAAAAATTCTATAAAGATTATTAAAATGAGTTTTGTTTTGTCACTACTCTATAATGTTGTAGGATTATCTTTTGCTATTACTGGAAATCTACTTCCTTTAGTTGCTGCTATTATAATGCCTTTAAGTACAATTACAATAGTAGGTTTTGTGACTTTGGCATCTAACTATTTCAGTAGAAGCAATTTAAAATGA
- a CDS encoding Crp/Fnr family transcriptional regulator, with translation MNKCDQCIVRQLTSLKALNKDEVIKLANSKTTYTIKKGDPIFEEGEITNGVFCVKDGVGKLSKLSANGKDQIVKLVKSGELLGQRSMISNEPANLSAKALDDMEVCFIPKSEIITFFNQNNQFSMNVMKTICEDLKDSDNHTVSLAQKTVKSRLAETLLYLYDTFGENKDKTLKIQLSRDELASMIGTATESCIRLLSDFKKLDVIDLVGKKIVLKNFIALKKMAE, from the coding sequence ATGAATAAATGTGATCAATGTATCGTAAGACAACTTACCTCGTTAAAAGCTTTAAACAAAGATGAAGTTATTAAACTAGCAAATAGTAAAACTACTTACACAATTAAAAAAGGTGATCCTATCTTTGAAGAAGGTGAAATTACTAATGGTGTTTTTTGTGTAAAAGATGGTGTTGGTAAACTTTCTAAGCTAAGCGCTAATGGTAAAGACCAGATTGTGAAGCTTGTAAAATCTGGAGAGCTTTTAGGTCAGCGCTCTATGATTAGCAACGAACCTGCCAATTTAAGTGCAAAAGCTTTAGATGATATGGAAGTATGTTTTATTCCAAAATCTGAAATTATCACTTTCTTTAATCAAAATAATCAGTTTTCTATGAATGTCATGAAAACAATTTGTGAAGATTTAAAAGACTCTGATAACCATACGGTTTCCTTAGCTCAAAAGACTGTTAAATCTCGTTTGGCTGAAACCTTATTGTATTTATATGATACTTTTGGTGAAAACAAAGACAAAACACTTAAAATTCAACTATCTAGAGATGAATTAGCAAGTATGATTGGTACGGCTACTGAAAGTTGTATTCGATTATTATCTGATTTTAAAAAGCTAGATGTTATTGATTTAGTTGGTAAAAAAATTGTTTTGAAAAACTTTATTGCCTTAAAAAAAATGGCTGAATAA
- the mazG gene encoding nucleoside triphosphate pyrophosphohydrolase, which translates to MSRELQLQAFERLLNIMDDLREKCPWDMKQTIQTLRHLTIEETYELGDAILDNDLNEVKKELGDLLLHIVFYAKIGSETNDFDMADVCNEICEKLIHRHPHIYSDTVVKDEEEVKQNWEKLKLKEGKKSVLEGVPRSLPALVKASRIQDKVKGVGFDWEEPHQVWDKVQEELQELQVEVEAGDQDKIEAEFGDVLFSMINYARFLNVNAEDALERTNKKFIKRFQYLESKAGELGKPLMDMTLAEMDVFWNEAKKL; encoded by the coding sequence ATGAGTAGAGAATTGCAATTACAAGCCTTCGAAAGATTATTAAACATAATGGATGATTTGCGTGAAAAATGCCCTTGGGACATGAAGCAAACCATACAAACTTTGCGACATCTTACTATCGAAGAAACTTACGAATTGGGTGATGCAATCTTAGATAATGATCTTAACGAAGTAAAGAAGGAGTTAGGAGATTTGTTATTACATATTGTTTTTTATGCCAAAATTGGTAGTGAAACAAATGATTTTGATATGGCCGATGTGTGTAATGAAATTTGTGAAAAACTCATTCATCGTCATCCGCATATTTATAGCGATACAGTTGTAAAAGATGAAGAAGAAGTAAAGCAAAACTGGGAAAAACTCAAATTAAAAGAAGGAAAAAAGTCTGTTTTAGAAGGAGTTCCGAGAAGTTTGCCGGCATTGGTTAAAGCTAGCAGAATACAGGATAAGGTAAAAGGAGTAGGTTTTGATTGGGAAGAACCACATCAGGTTTGGGACAAAGTACAAGAAGAATTGCAAGAATTACAAGTTGAAGTAGAAGCTGGTGATCAAGATAAAATTGAAGCGGAGTTTGGAGATGTTTTATTCTCAATGATTAATTACGCTCGATTTTTAAATGTAAATGCCGAAGATGCTTTGGAACGCACCAATAAAAAATTTATAAAACGCTTTCAATACCTTGAGAGTAAAGCAGGTGAGTTAGGAAAACCACTTATGGATATGACTTTGGCAGAAATGGATGTATTTTGGAACGAAGCAAAAAAGCTGTAA
- a CDS encoding DUF5606 family protein, whose translation MNLEKILAISGKPGLYALKVQTRTGFVAESLIDGKKITVSLKSNVSLLSEISIYTYEGEKPLSEVMQLIAKKEDKGPAISHKEDNATLTAYFKEVLPQYDEERVYPSDIKKVLNWYNMLQAKGLVTDLAPAPAESKEETPVLEEVKKAPAKKAKAAAEKK comes from the coding sequence ATGAATTTAGAAAAAATATTAGCTATTTCTGGGAAACCAGGTTTATACGCATTAAAAGTACAAACGCGTACAGGATTTGTAGCTGAATCATTAATTGATGGAAAAAAAATCACTGTTAGCTTAAAGAGTAATGTAAGTTTATTGTCAGAGATTTCAATTTATACATACGAAGGAGAAAAACCTTTGTCAGAAGTAATGCAATTAATCGCTAAAAAAGAAGATAAAGGACCAGCAATTTCTCATAAAGAAGATAATGCTACTTTAACAGCTTATTTTAAAGAAGTTTTACCTCAATATGATGAAGAAAGAGTTTATCCTTCTGATATTAAAAAAGTATTGAACTGGTATAATATGCTACAAGCAAAAGGATTGGTTACAGATTTAGCACCTGCACCTGCAGAATCTAAAGAAGAAACTCCAGTTTTGGAAGAAGTTAAAAAAGCACCAGCAAAAAAAGCTAAAGCAGCTGCTGAAAAAAAATAG
- the def gene encoding peptide deformylase produces MILPIIGYGDPVLRKVGEAVTPEYPNLKETIDNMYETMYNAYGVGLAAPQVGLALRLFVIDTTPFSDDEDLPAEEQKELKGFKRTFINAKILKEDGEEWSFNEGCLSIPDVREDVYRHERITIEYCEEDFVVKTEVFDGLIARVIQHEYDHIEGVLFTDKISSLKKRLIQKKLKNITEGKTFQEYRMKFAAAKKGR; encoded by the coding sequence ATGATTTTACCAATTATAGGATATGGTGATCCTGTTTTAAGAAAAGTTGGAGAGGCAGTTACGCCAGAATACCCAAACTTGAAAGAAACGATAGATAACATGTACGAGACAATGTACAATGCTTATGGAGTAGGTCTTGCTGCACCACAAGTTGGTTTGGCTTTGCGTTTATTTGTAATTGACACAACTCCTTTTAGTGATGACGAGGATTTACCAGCAGAGGAACAAAAAGAATTAAAAGGATTCAAAAGAACTTTCATCAATGCCAAAATTCTAAAAGAAGATGGAGAAGAGTGGAGTTTTAATGAAGGTTGCTTGAGTATCCCTGATGTTCGTGAAGATGTTTACAGACATGAAAGAATTACAATCGAGTACTGTGAAGAAGATTTTGTTGTAAAAACAGAAGTTTTTGATGGTTTAATTGCTAGAGTAATTCAGCATGAGTATGACCACATCGAAGGAGTTTTGTTTACTGATAAAATATCATCATTAAAGAAACGTTTGATTCAAAAGAAATTAAAAAACATTACAGAAGGTAAAACATTTCAAGAGTATAGAATGAAATTTGCCGCTGCAAAAAAAGGGAGATAG
- a CDS encoding FUSC family protein: MFDRIVKFTNSTSFINASKVTLACVVPVLFFNFLGYFEIGFTIALGAFYAYPSDIPSNLKHKIKGIIVTAIIVSCVNLLVNLVYPFPWLFYPFLGVLLFLSSMISVYGQRATMTSFSALLSISLSFAHLNQGWEAVLHSTYLFAGGLFYLIVSLIFHYVKPHRYVELQIADGIRLTAKYLKLRGDLWNPDADRKKIIEKQLNLQVELNQIHENLRQVLIGNRATSGDSSQNRKMLIVFITLVEIQELALSTSFDHSKLHKKFSDHPEALRSYQNLAYKLASTLKKLSKSVHKASKYISINDLKKELDGLQAAIDSYQNSLGKIESSEGVWMLTNMLKYAQKQVEKIKIVEMAFSLAINSYDFKEKNKELEKFLTPQYYPIRTLIENFSFSSTFFRHSLRLTITIMVGFIIGKLLPFQNVYWILLTIVVIMRPGYGLTKERSYNRVIGTILGGLIAFGIVSLVHNQVAISIFAIFCMLIGVAFTQSNYKVSTTLVTMYVVFVYGILTPNILEVIQFRILDSLVGATLAFLANYYLWPAWEFLNAASFLEKAIESNKNYLREIAEYYNKKGTLPTSYRLARKNAFIEIGNLMTSFQRMIQEPKSKQKQLPQINKLAVLNHSLLSSLASLGTYIQSHKTTSASESFNFVVDFVVSNLNHSIAILRHEKTSIYKNKEANKEKLTFHFEELKRKNFSRLENDNELNESERETKMQEAQLVIEQLIWMTDLSEKILTVTKEFIAKNPD; the protein is encoded by the coding sequence ATGTTCGATCGCATCGTTAAATTCACAAACAGTACTTCTTTCATCAACGCTTCAAAAGTTACTCTAGCCTGTGTTGTTCCTGTTTTGTTCTTTAACTTTTTAGGTTATTTCGAAATAGGCTTTACAATTGCACTTGGTGCTTTTTATGCTTATCCGAGCGATATCCCTAGTAATCTTAAACACAAGATAAAAGGAATTATTGTAACTGCTATAATTGTTTCTTGTGTTAACTTGTTAGTAAACTTAGTCTATCCTTTTCCATGGCTATTTTACCCTTTTCTAGGAGTATTACTTTTCTTGTCATCCATGATTTCCGTTTATGGACAAAGAGCAACTATGACATCTTTCTCTGCCTTGCTTTCTATTTCTCTATCATTTGCCCATTTAAATCAAGGCTGGGAAGCCGTACTACATTCTACTTATCTTTTTGCAGGAGGATTATTCTATTTAATAGTTTCTTTAATTTTTCACTATGTAAAGCCCCATCGTTATGTCGAATTACAAATTGCTGACGGAATTCGATTAACAGCTAAATACTTAAAACTTAGAGGAGATTTATGGAACCCTGATGCCGATAGAAAAAAAATTATCGAAAAGCAATTAAATCTTCAGGTTGAATTAAATCAAATTCATGAGAACTTAAGACAAGTACTCATTGGCAATAGAGCAACTTCTGGCGACTCTAGCCAAAACCGAAAAATGCTTATCGTTTTTATTACATTAGTCGAAATTCAAGAATTGGCGCTATCTACTTCATTTGACCATAGTAAGTTGCATAAAAAATTTAGCGACCACCCCGAAGCACTGCGTTCTTATCAGAATTTAGCATACAAACTTGCTTCTACTTTAAAAAAACTATCCAAAAGTGTTCATAAAGCTTCCAAATACATTTCTATAAATGATTTAAAAAAGGAATTAGATGGATTACAAGCTGCAATTGATTCCTATCAAAACAGTTTAGGTAAAATCGAATCTTCTGAAGGCGTTTGGATGCTTACCAATATGCTCAAATATGCCCAAAAGCAAGTTGAAAAAATAAAAATTGTAGAAATGGCATTTTCATTAGCTATCAACTCTTATGATTTTAAAGAGAAGAACAAAGAGCTTGAAAAATTCTTAACTCCACAATATTATCCGATACGAACTTTAATTGAAAATTTTAGTTTCTCATCTACATTTTTCAGGCATTCGCTGCGACTTACCATTACTATTATGGTAGGTTTTATAATTGGTAAATTACTTCCATTTCAAAATGTATATTGGATTTTACTAACCATTGTTGTAATAATGCGTCCAGGTTACGGATTAACAAAAGAACGGTCTTATAATCGTGTTATTGGCACCATTTTAGGTGGGCTAATTGCTTTTGGAATCGTTTCTTTGGTTCATAATCAGGTTGCCATAAGCATATTTGCTATTTTTTGCATGCTAATTGGTGTTGCTTTTACACAGAGTAATTACAAAGTTAGTACTACGCTTGTCACCATGTATGTAGTGTTTGTTTACGGAATTTTAACACCTAATATCCTCGAAGTTATTCAATTTAGAATTTTAGACTCTCTTGTAGGGGCTACACTAGCCTTTTTAGCAAATTATTATTTATGGCCTGCTTGGGAGTTTTTAAATGCGGCCTCTTTTTTAGAAAAAGCTATAGAATCTAATAAGAACTATTTACGAGAAATTGCCGAGTATTACAACAAGAAAGGAACATTACCAACATCTTATCGTTTGGCTAGAAAAAATGCTTTTATTGAAATTGGAAACCTTATGACTTCTTTCCAAAGAATGATACAAGAACCTAAATCAAAGCAAAAACAGCTCCCGCAGATAAATAAGCTTGCGGTACTAAATCATTCCTTGCTTTCGTCTTTAGCTTCATTGGGAACTTATATTCAGTCACATAAAACTACTTCAGCATCTGAATCTTTTAATTTTGTAGTGGATTTTGTTGTTTCTAACTTAAATCATTCAATTGCTATTTTAAGACATGAAAAAACATCCATATACAAGAACAAAGAAGCCAATAAAGAGAAATTGACTTTCCATTTTGAAGAATTAAAAAGAAAAAACTTCAGTCGGTTAGAAAATGATAATGAGCTTAACGAAAGTGAAAGGGAAACTAAAATGCAAGAAGCTCAATTAGTAATCGAGCAATTAATATGGATGACCGATCTGTCTGAAAAAATACTAACAGTTACAAAAGAGTTTATAGCAAAAAATCCAGATTAA